Within the Anaerolineales bacterium genome, the region CCGAGAACAGGAATGCGCCTGAGCAAGGGAGTTGTCGCCTATCTGGTCTTGAGCTTCGGCCTCGCCTGGGGGCTGTGGGAGGCCGCTTTCCGGCTGGGGCTGTCTCCGGCTGACCCCCTCTTTCAGCTGGCTATCCTGCCGGGGGCCTTCGCCCCAGCGGTAGCGGCCCTGATTGTGCGGGCGGGGGTCACCCGGGAGGGATTCGGCGATGCCGGGCTCCGCCCCAATCTGCGCCGCACCTGGCGCTACTACCTGCTGGGCTGGCTGTATCCGCTGCTGGGGGTGGCCGTGCTTGCGGCGCTGGCGCTCGGGTTGGGGATCGCCCGCCCCGACCTCAGCCTGCAGCGGGCGGCCACTGCCTTGCTCGGTGAGGCCGCCCAACCGATCCCCGACCTGCTCGTGCTCCTGCTGCCGGCCCAGCTCCTGCTCAACGCCCTGTTGGCGACCCCGCTGCTTTGGGGGGAGGAGTTCGGCTGGCGGGGCTACCTTCAGTTGCGCCTGTACCCGGGGAAACCGCTGCGGGCGGCCGCCGCCACGGGCGTGATTTGGGGTCTGTGGCACCTGCCGATAAACCTGCGCGGCTACAACTTCGCCGGGCAACCTCTGGCGGGGATGATGGTCTTCACCGTCAGCACCGTCTTGCTGTCGATCATCTTCGGTTGGCTGCAGCAGCGGACAGGATCGGTCTGGGCCCCCAGCCTGGCCCATGCCGCCACCAACGCCGTCGGGGGATCACTGACCCTGCTGCTGTTCTACGGCAGCGGCTATCCGCTGATGATCGCCTACGTCGGCATCCTGGGCTGGGTTCCCCTGGGGGCGCTGGCGGCGTGGATCGCCTGGCGCGGCTATCCCCGATCGGTCAGGGTTGAGGGTTGACGGCGCCCTGATAGCCCGGTCTGCTCGCTCGGTTGACAAACGCCAGGCTATGGCTCCAGCGCCCGACTCGTCGAAGCGCGGGCGGTTCTGGCTTACGCGTTGCGCCACGACCCGCGCCCTTTGCTGGGGTGGCCACAGACCGCAGCCGCGGTCCGATCAGACCGGGGTCGGGGGTGGCCACAAGTCCAGCCCTCCGAGGAAGGCGGATCCGGCGGGCAATCTCCCTGGGCGCAGCGGCTGCAGGTAGAATCGGCCTGCAGAGCGAGCCCACCCACGCCGTCCTGCGGGAGCAGCCCTTGGCCGATAGCCCACCCCCGATCTGCAGCTACGAAGGGTCCGACTATCAGCGGACCTTTTGGGAGCAAGGGGGGCGTGCCTACGAAGACGCGGTGGAAGCCATCGCCCTACGGCGCCTGCTGCCGGCGGGCGGCGCTCGGTTGCTCGACGTCGGTGCCGGCGCCGGGCGCAACGCACCCCGCTACGCCGGATTCGAGCAGGTGGTGCTGCTCGACTACTCGCGCACCATGCTCGAGCAGGCCCAGGCCCGACTAGGCCTCGAGGATTGCTACTTGTTTGTTGCCGCCGATGCCTACCGCCTGCCGTTCGCGCCCGGGCTGTTCGACGCGGCCTGCATGGTGCGGGTGCTGCACCACATGGCCGACCCCCAGGCCGTGCTGCGTCAGGTGTCGCTTGTGCTCGGTCCGCAGGCGGCGTTTGTGCTGGAGTTCGCCAACAAGCGCAACCTGAAAGCCATCGGGCGTTGGCTACTGCGGCGCCAGGCGTGGAACCCCTTCTCGCCGGATCCGATCGAGTTCCTGCCACTGCACTTCGACTTCCATCCGCGGGCGGTCGCCGGCTGGCTCGTCAATTTTGGTCTGAGCGTGGAGCGGACACTGACCGTCTCCCATTTCCGCTCCGGGCTGCTCAAACGGGTGGTGCCTTTGTCGTGGCTGGTGCGCCTCGATGCCTGGGCTCAACTCACCGGCGGGCTGTGGCAGCTCGCGCCGAGCGTCTTCCTGCGGGCTCGCGCCGGGGAGGCCCACGCCCAGAGGCCGGGCGCGGCCTTCTGGCGCTGTCCCGTTTGCGAGTCGCTGGAGTTCACCCGGACAGAGGCCGGATGGGTGTGCGCCGGCTGCAAGGCGGTCTGGGAGGTGCGCGGCGGCATCCATGATTTCCGCCAGCCGCTCTCCGGCGTCGTGGACCGCAGGCTATAATCAGCCGGTCTGGGTCACGGCCAGTGGAGGTCGACAGGATGTTGGCGCAACGCGACACCCATACCGTTCAGGTCGCCGGGCTCGAACGCCATCTGCCGCTATTCGAGGTCGCCCCAGGGCTGCGGATCGCGGTCCTGAACATCCTGGGTGACACGGAACTGGTGGAGGCCTGTGCCCGGGCGCTGCAGGCGGCGCTCGAACCCCAGGCCTTTGACTTGATTGTCACCGCCGAAGCCAAGAGCATCCCCCTGGCCCACGCCCTGTCGGTGCTCACCGGCAAGAGCTATATCGTGCTGCGCAAGACCTACAAAC harbors:
- a CDS encoding CPBP family intramembrane metalloprotease yields the protein MRLSKGVVAYLVLSFGLAWGLWEAAFRLGLSPADPLFQLAILPGAFAPAVAALIVRAGVTREGFGDAGLRPNLRRTWRYYLLGWLYPLLGVAVLAALALGLGIARPDLSLQRAATALLGEAAQPIPDLLVLLLPAQLLLNALLATPLLWGEEFGWRGYLQLRLYPGKPLRAAAATGVIWGLWHLPINLRGYNFAGQPLAGMMVFTVSTVLLSIIFGWLQQRTGSVWAPSLAHAATNAVGGSLTLLLFYGSGYPLMIAYVGILGWVPLGALAAWIAWRGYPRSVRVEG
- a CDS encoding methyltransferase domain-containing protein; translated protein: MATSPALRGRRIRRAISLGAAAAGRIGLQSEPTHAVLREQPLADSPPPICSYEGSDYQRTFWEQGGRAYEDAVEAIALRRLLPAGGARLLDVGAGAGRNAPRYAGFEQVVLLDYSRTMLEQAQARLGLEDCYLFVAADAYRLPFAPGLFDAACMVRVLHHMADPQAVLRQVSLVLGPQAAFVLEFANKRNLKAIGRWLLRRQAWNPFSPDPIEFLPLHFDFHPRAVAGWLVNFGLSVERTLTVSHFRSGLLKRVVPLSWLVRLDAWAQLTGGLWQLAPSVFLRARAGEAHAQRPGAAFWRCPVCESLEFTRTEAGWVCAGCKAVWEVRGGIHDFRQPLSGVVDRRL